Proteins encoded together in one Salarias fasciatus chromosome 17, fSalaFa1.1, whole genome shotgun sequence window:
- the echdc3 gene encoding enoyl-CoA hydratase domain-containing protein 3, mitochondrial, translating to MSQSFLLRRVSGLFHLSRKTSLLSGGRLFSSLEPEPLAVTEQNHGVRRIILNNPKKRNALSLSMLECLKENILKDIDSPELRVILISARGPVFSSGHDLKELSRTQGSDHHRRIFQTCSEVMTLIQDVPVPVIAMVNGVATAAGCQLVASCDIAIATEKSTFATPGVNVGLFCSTPAVAIGRAVPRKVAMEMLFTGTPISAQDALLHGLVSKVVPEERLEEEAASIARRVCETSRPVVALGKATFYRQMSQGRDAAYATASRVMVDNLRLRDGQEGIQAFLEKRKPLWSHQAEPLQD from the exons ATGTCGCAGAGTTTTCTGCTCAGAAGAGTTTCGGGACTGTTTCACCTCAGCAGGAAAACGTCGCTGCTGAGCGGAGGTCGGTTGTTCTCCAGCCTCGAACCGGAGCCGCTGGCGGTCACAGAACAGAACCACGGAGTTAG GAGGATTATATTAAATAATCCAAAGAAGAGAAatgctctgtctctgtccatgTTGGAATGtctcaaagaaaacatcctgaaagACATCGACAGCCCCGAGCTTCGGGTCATCCTCATttctg ccagAGGTCCGGTGTTTTCCTCTGGACACGAcctgaaggagctgagccgGACTCAGGGTTCAGACCACCACAGGAGGATCTTCCAGACCTGCTCAGAG GTGATGACTCTCATCCAGGACGTCCCCGTTCCCGTCATCGCCATGGTGAACGGCGTTGCCACGGCGGCGGGTTGCCAGCTGGTGGCCAGCTGCGACATCGCCATAGCAACAGAGAAGTCCACCTTCGCCACGCCGGGTGTCAACGTGGGGCTGTTCTGCTCCACGCCGGCGGTGGCCATCGGCCGTGCCGTGCCGAGGAAG gttgccatggagatgctGTTCACGGGGACCCCCATCTCGGCCCAAGATGCCTTGCTGCACGGCCTGGTCAGTAAGGTGGTCCCGGAGGagcgtctggaggaggaggcggcgagcATCGCCCGGCGGGTGTGCGAGACCAGTCGGCCCGTTGTGGCTCTGGGGAAGGCCACGTTCTACAG ACAAATGTCTCAGGGTCGAGATGCGGCGTACGCCACCGCCTCCCGGGTGATGGTGGACAATCTGAGGCTGAGGGACGGACAGGAGGGGATCCAGGCCTTCCTGGAGAAACGCAAACCGCTGTGGAGCCACCAGGCCGAGCCGCTTCAGGACTAA